The DNA region TATGTGCAGGTTAATTGGCACTATGATAACTTTGCAAATAGACAAGCAATAGATCTCAAAGAGTTGAAGAGTTTCAACAATAAATGGTTCCAATCGCTTGTTCACACGATTTTGTGCTTTATAAAAGttgattttaaagtttgagaaaCCATCTGCGAAATGAACCGATAAGAGTAGGAGAGACTCTTAACTACTTGGCTGataaaggttttttattttagcaaaAAGGTTGGAGGGAGGGTAATTGTAGCTATTTTATTTAGGCATGACCATAGTAACACAAACTTGTAGGGTGCCGTTCGAAAGGGGCTTAGACAGTAAGAACCATAGGTCTCCCTTATAACCGACCGAGTTATAGCTTAACACTTGTCCTACCAGGGCATCAATGAGACCCAAGGTGGTTGACACTAATATGCTAAGAGATTCTCACTGCAAGAGTCGAACTCAGGCCTTAGTGCATGCCCAACCTCGTGGGGATTCCCTCGAGACCATTTAATAATCTTTCATACTTGGCATTATTCTCTTGGCCCAAATCATATCCATGGCATGTGTTTTAACTTCTATCGgtgggaaaaaaatatttgggatGTTAAGAATGAATTGTTGGTTTGAAATTTTAGTAACTTGAGGGTGAGTTATGAAGCGCTCAATTTCAAGATATTGTCGAAGAGTAGTGTTATAAACCATAATTTGATCTCTAGTATTTCTAGTATTACTCATTGTATCATTGATCATGTTTGATACAGGTCACCAAGCCATATCCATCCCAGCCTCAAATTGGCCACTGGCCCACCTATCAtgttaattgattaatttacCAGCCTTGCTCAATTTAgtgaaaattgaaacaattgaactCAAAACAATTCACCACCAATCAGGTTAGGTTTGACAATTCCGTAGGCTTCACAAGCGATCTCTTATGCAAAATCAactacattattatttttttttccaagcaAATAAGGAAGGGGTACAATaaatcaaaaaaccaaaaaatggttGGGCTTCCCAATaacaaacccaaaacagaaatacaatgcagaaaatacaaacaaatagaaaatgggccaaaaaatggCCCGGTCCTCTAGATCTTGGTCAAGATACCAAGAATGGAACCAACAAAGTGGTGTTTAAGCAAGCCTAAAGCTGACCAGCTTTGAAACAACAACACCCACCAATAAGAGGCTATTGAAGGAGAGGCACTAAAATCCCATTTGAATCCGTTGGAGAAGGGTAACGATCTCCGGTTGATGAAACAATCTCCACAGTATGATCAAACTAGAGTAGCTCAGGGAGATTAatatccacacaaaaaaaacaacaaaacagaacaaacaaaaatacaagacaaaaaacaatttaaaatacaaaaaagtaaacaaattgaTTACATTCTTGAATGTTCTTCAGTCTCCTAATAAAAAGGAAGCAAtcactagaaaaacaaaaaaaagaggcaCGCCCATTGTGACAGATTATCAAGTTGTTTAGCTTGATAAGCCATTCAAACTCTTTTAACCACAAACGTGGCAAAGgataaagggaaagaaaaaagaaagaaaaagatgtgaGGGCAGAACCAAAGGGCGCTGATCAGGATGATAGCCTCCAATCTTGACCAGCATAAACTGCTTGATCCCCAAGCTCTTCCTCAATTCGAAGCAACTGCAAGAGAGTAGGCTCTAAGTTTCATGTCttatttgcttttcattttaaccaAGAATACCGACCACATGGTCTAAATTTTGCTATAGAAGATCATTGACACAAAGATAGTAAGATTCCATCTGCTAAACCATCCGTAGGTCAACTATGatggaacaagatcctctccatttgaAGTGAATGGAGAAGAACTATTTCATGGTTCAGATTAGATTTCACAGCATCTAATAGTGCACATAGTTCTTATGTTGCCATGtcatttaagttttttaaatgatgtgacaccATATTCACCGTTAGATGCTGTAAATTCTAATTTAaactttgaaatggagaggatcctatccACATGGGACTCGGGGATTTGTCTAATTACAAAAGTTTACAGTTCCATTTAAAGTATTAGCCAGTTAAGTAATTGTACAGAACTTAGAATATCATTACTCATATGTCAAATTTGTCTGCCTCTCAGACTGACTCGCAGCCAATACAACAGAGCTGAATATCAGGGCATGCTGTATTAGAAACCTAAGGTAAGACCATGAGAAAGTAGAAGAACATATCCTTTGCATATTTTACACATTTGATAAAGAAAACTATGGCAtcattatattttctaaattcagCCGTTAGGTATCTGAAAAACACAATAtggaataaaaatcaataaagtCGGCGTATATGAGATAGAAAGTTTACCTGGTTATATTTTGCCAGCCGCTCTCCTCTGCAAGGAGCACCGGCTTTGATCTGACCAGTGGCAAGCCCAACAGATAAATCAGCAATGAAAGAATCTTCAGTTTCCCCACATCTATGAGATGTCACCACTCCCCAATTAGCGTCCTTTGCCAGCTTCACCACTTCAATGGCCTCTGTCACGGTCCCAATCTGGTTTACCTAAATTTTAACAATACCATCAGACTTTGAAAGCTTACATTGTGGACCATAGAAAATTTACTAATGCAGTCTTGTCTTAGCAGaccaaaattcaaaagtaaAAGATGGCTGCTGCACATAAAGTCTAGCCCCATTTCTCAAAAGCAGGGTGGCTCAATAGGTTCACCAATAAAATATGAGAACAATCACTTAAAAGTACCATATCCTCAAATTTTTATCCAAAGATGGCTAAATACCTTGAGAAGAAGAGCATTGCACGCCAACTCTTGTATTGCTCTTTGAATACGTTTTGGATTTGACATTAACAAGCCATCCCCTACTACCTGCAAAACCACCCGCTCATAAAAGTGATCTGGCCAAAATATCAAGGGAAAACATAGAAATGCATCCTATCGCATTTGCCTTTTATTTACAATCTCAACATTCATAAGGATAGCCAGGGAAACATTCACAAGTATCC from Corylus avellana chromosome ca10, CavTom2PMs-1.0 includes:
- the LOC132164296 gene encoding cytosolic enolase 3-like, with the protein product MLEMYKELCREYPIVSIEDPFDKEDWEHVKHFSSLGICQVVGDGLLMSNPKRIQRAIQELACNALLLKVNQIGTVTEAIEVVKLAKDANWGVVTSHRCGETEDSFIADLSVGLATGQIKAGAPCRGERLAKYNQLLRIEEELGDQAVYAGQDWRLSS